In the Buteo buteo chromosome 8, bButBut1.hap1.1, whole genome shotgun sequence genome, AAACTCATACTGAACATAGTAAATGCTTCAGCAAAAATACgtttctctgctgctgtaatAAGCAAATCACTGCagtagcagaaggaaaaaaaaaaaaccaacccacgcATTGGGGAATGGACAGGGCAGTGCTCATACTATCAGTCTAAGAAAAACTGGAGTTAGCACCAGTTCCTCGTTATATCAAGTGGAGAACAGGACTCTCCACACACAGCAAATTCAGACCATCAGGGAAGAAAGCTCTTTGCACTGATCTCTAACAGCAGAAAGCCATTAAGTAAGACAAAGCAATGGGAGAGAAGCTAGTCTGAACCAGGGGTCAACAAGATTGTAgctctaaggaaaaaaaggtagcaAACAAcatcaggagaaagaaaaattagggATACcatctatatatatttttctgctaCTTCCCAAATCATAAGCAGCAGAATATACCCTTTCTACCCCACTCTTCTAGCTATCAAGATAATAAGTGATTGGAACAAAAACTGATTTATTATTCACCTTCTGAAACATGGCaaatcacacaaaaaaaccccctaagAACTTTAATCAATTTCACTGTACTAAAAAATGGTACTAATCTGCACTGCTAGAAATTTGACACAGAAAATATAGctataaaagtgaaaaaacaaaggaggaaagagaaacaagcaaaattTACACAAGTGACCTTGGGTACTGGTTGCTGTCTTGGCACAGTTTCCCAAACAGCAGTCTGCGAGGCTATGAGAAGCTCTTTACAGCTTGTCCACGAAATCACATTAAACTGAATATTCAATTACAAGCCCAGTCTTAGTACACTAGAGACTGTAAGGTGATTCAAGGGTAGGTAGAAGATTCACTTGCCTTAACTGTTGGAACGGTGGGCCTAAAAGTCTTCTTTTTCATAAGATACAAAATCCACAGCAGCCCAAATCTCAGGGCACACTGGACCAGTCCAGGTTCCTAAGATAATGCTAGCTTGAAGCTAATTACACTACAGCTTGCTTCTTTGACTGCAAATTCTAGAATATTGCTAAGCACAAGATGAAGCCTAACACAATCTACCCACATCTGTTTTCTCACCAAAATATTAAACAGCTTCTCTCTCCAAATTAGCTCCTATCACCACTACATTCTGAATGTTACTCCTACTAGGCTCCACTTAGGATGAACTGTAGACTGCTAAAAGAAATACTCTTACTTGCTGAAGGAGCTAGAATGGGCATAGGACAATTGGGGTAGGTGGGGAGGGAGTCACTGTGCTGTTCTATTTCTGCAGGAGACAGAAACGCACAAGTATATTATCCATTAAACAGGTCTCTCCCATGCcaatgcatatatattttctaGAGGTGTCAAGGAGGTCATACTTCACCTATGGAAACCACCAGTACTATTTCAAAAACTAGTCTGACCAGCACTCTTTTCACAGATCACAGTAACAAAAAGCTGTCCCACTTTACAGATGAGTTTTTCTCATGAGTATCAACTTCCACTATATAGGTGGCTTAAGTGACAAGAGTGACAGTGCTAGTTGCACAGCATTTCAGGATCTCTTGCCCCTGGGAGTGTGACCATTGGTGGTGGCAGGAACAAACCAGTCACAACTAATTTAACTTTAAGGTAAACCCCACTGATCTTGGCAAAAGCTAAAGACTCCAGATTGCTTCCAAAAATCATCAGGGAGTAACTATCTTTCCTTAGGGCCAATGTACCATTAAGAACACATTTCAACAAACCAAACAGTACACAAGATGGTATCGATAACTGACATACTGCTGCTGTCCAGTTACTGCATTActaacacaaaaaacccaaacccaaccaaccaaaaaaaacccaaaaaacaaaaaccaaccaccccaaaaaccaaaccaaccaaacaacagaGAACCAAGAGTCAAGGAACTACCTAAAATCAAGTATTAACGTTCACATTTTAGTGGTTATCACAAATAACATTCACTGTTGAGGCTATCCTAATGGGTTTACAAGCTTGATTTAATCTTTCACCAGATCAAAGAGATGTCCTCTGCCTACAGATACACTTAAACCCCCAAAACAGGAAAGGGAAGCTTTATCTTTCCAAAGATGCCATCTTCTAAGTTTTAagttgggggaagaaagaaggaaagaaacatgaTTAAAAATTTTAGGAGAACTGATATAAGTAGTACAGAAGATGACAGGAATATCCAGtcataatataaataatagaaaagcaaacagaacacTTGCAGATTGCTGCCAAGCAAAAAACCCAGGATGCTTAAAGCAGCAGATAAGGAATATTCACTgtacctatttttaaaaggtaccCCAGCTGTTAAAGGCTAATCTTTAAGACGCTGTCTTCATCCTTGCCAGCAGCAACAGTCAAATTTCTCTCAATACACGGCAGAAGTATTCCGTATATTTTTTACGGAGAGAGAAACAACGCATTTACGCGGACAAGGAAAAGCcgttagatttttttaaaaaacctccTGTAAGGCTGAGGCTAATCCTCGGGCGTGAGGACAGCGGGCCCAGACCTCGGCCtctcctccagcacagcctcctCAGGCCCGGGCCGCCCCCTCTCCCCGCAGGGCCGGGCACcgcacggcccggcccggcccaggcCTGCCCGGACGGGGGCGGCacccctggaccccccccccacccctggagGACCGGCCCggaccccctgcccaccccgcaGCTACGCGGCGAGAGGCGCTACATGTTCACCTCCTCCGGGCTGCGGCCGCTTCGCCTTCTCCCCCTCAGCTCTGCCGTCCGCCATTTtcccccgcctccgcctcccgtGCCGCGCAcgcgcgccgccccgccgcggctcTGCCAGCCCTCGGCCCTCCCCCGACCATAGAGAACGCGCGGGAGGAGGCCAGAGCGGCCACGCCGGCACCGCCTTCTACGGCGCAGCGGCAATGACGCGAGCGGAAGCGTTGCTCTCCGAGCCGCCAGGGAAGGCGGGAAAGCTTGCAGTGACGCCGCTCTGACGCACGTCCGGCGGCTCGGCCGGTGCGGCGCTGCGCACGTGGATAGCGCTTCCCTCCCGCCGGGCGGGAGGCCGGACGCTCAACgtcacccccccgccccctgaCGTCACACGCAGAGCCCCCACATCACTGGCATCCAGAAGAACCGCGTCCATGCCCAGGGCTGGTGGCTGCCACACTCACCACCATGCCCTCCCCACCGCTCGCCGCTTCAAAATCATCTTCCACGTTTCACCAGCGTGACCCCAAGTGAGTGATGACGTcattctccccctccccacagcgCAAACCCGTTCACAGATCAGAAGAGGACGTTTTTacagagaaacagcaaataACAGGAGGCACGCTCCAGCAGCGCGCGGCTCCACGTCGTCCCTTCCTCGCACGAGGAAGGAGAGGGGCCGTCCGAGCGAGGCGGCCGCGCGCTCCAGCAGATGCTCCTGGCGCCCCAGGGCTCAACAACGGGGGGAAGTTTGGGAGACAGCCCTCAGGGCAAAGCTTGGCCTACTTCCCAACCACAAAGGAGGCAGGTCTTCCTCCGAGCCAGGGGTTCTCCATGCCAAGATGCCCCGGCGGTGAAGGGCCGTACTGGGGTAGTGTGTCCaacccttccctcttcccaacAGTGTGTAGTAAAAGGCGAGACAAGGAGTGGATCACCACCAACCCCAGGTACTTTTGAAGGCTACTCTTTGAAATTACGCTCCCCACTCCTAGTTTTTGAATTTTCAGGATAAACCCCACCATCTGCCATCACTGACTTTAAGCATGAGGGTAGTCAGCTAGACTAAATCAAAAAGATTTAAGCACccataaaaaaatccttcctcaTACTACAGGCAGCagaaaaaactgtatttaaCAACACGACCACTGTAGCTCTACAGCCTGGACACAGGCTTTCGTAGGGAGACCAATCAATAAATCTTCAGTTGTGAGCAACATTAAAAGGCTCTCTGCTCCTGTAAGTATTCACTGAGGGATAAAAGTCTTACACAAAAGTACATGAGGTATTTTTTCAGCACGGTCAAGAAATTTGGTTTATTCCTTCCAAATACGGACTAGATTCATGCCAGATAGAACACCCAGAAACAAACTGTGCAACTCCCCAACCTCATGCTAGGTTTTAACCATTTGTTTTTAGTTCAGCTATCAAAAGTCAATTCATCTATACAGCAAGAGAAGATTTGGGAAGTCACAGGGAAAGGCCTCTTCTATTTCCTCTTGGCTAACCTTTCAGAACAAGACTGTGGATGGCCTCCACCCATTGCAAACCCAAAGCACTGAGGTGTTCTCTGAAGAATCACCTTTGCATTCAGTTACAATCACCCTTGTCCCAGCATGGTTCAACTGAACAGACTGATATTCTTTGTACAGAGTGATTTTTTAGAACAgattctctcttttctcttacaTAATTTCAATAACATGTGAATAAATTTAAACAGCTGGAATActaaggtaattaaaaaaaatatatccctTACTACAGTCCTTTCAAACTTAACAAACAAAGGCATATTTAAAGAGCTGAATACAGTTCCCAAAGTCCCAAGAAACTGGGTATTCAAGGGCACAGTttgcccattaaaaaaaatcattctcttCCCCATCACTCTACTTTTCCATTAGCTTCTTAGAGTAGTTCTTGGCAAATTGCTTTCGTAATTCTTCCTGTCTCTTTCCAAGTTTAAGTGTGTTGATCAagtttaaggtttttttcagttcgTGTACAGGCCTGCTTACAAAGCCACAGTATTTCCTTTTCGGAACAAATTCCAGAGCCTTCTTCCAGTCTCCAGTATCTTTCAAGGTTAATAAAATACGCATCATTTGATCCAATGTGAGATTTTTGGCACCAGCATTCCAAAGCAAGTACTTCTCCAAGGGAAGGGCTGCAGTCTCCAGCCCCAGTCGCTTTGCCCGTGCTAAAGAGACTCCTGTTTTTATGCTCTTATCAACCATTGACCCGATAATATAGATTTTATCATGATCGAACGTCTTCATTACTTTGGGAGAGTCAGCAGTCAGATAGATAAGCTTATCCTTTGGAAACACTTCTGTGTAGCACTGGTCTGTTGCAGTGATAAGCAATTTGCCCCATGCATCTCTATAATGCTTGACAAATTCCTTATGATAGAGGCTATCATCTTTGAAGTTACAGAAGTGGATGTGAAACGGATCCACAGATCTTCGATTGCAGCTTTCACTTAATACTATCTGTCTCACTGTATTTGTGACTTCTCGGACGGACATATCTTTTTCGTAAGACATGTCAAATACTAGAGGTTGGCCAAAGATCATAGACTGAGCAACCCTCCAACTGTATGCTCTATCCATACAGCTGGCCCACAAACATATGAATGAATTCCTTCTGGTCTCATCAGTTTTTGAAGCTTGCTCTTGTGTTTCCagcctcctttcccttttctcatccatctttcttctgtcatttttcttgtAAAGTTCTTTGAGATTCAAATATCTTAAGTACTTCTTTTTGGCTGACTTGGAAGGACATTCCATAAAGGTTTGTAGCTGTTCTTCAGTGATATTTTCTGGAACTGATCTGCCAGCTAGTCTCCACATCTCCAAAGTCTCACGTGCAGCAGCCAAAG is a window encoding:
- the TRMT10C gene encoding tRNA methyltransferase 10 homolog C, whose translation is MQSANMLLKKFVRSSVLPFAAQHGMKKDLFPVSRTLSLSLCLKQDNSCNPSEKLDLDAWKKVMKSGLQEEVSETVSEHKELSTLAAARETLEMWRLAGRSVPENITEEQLQTFMECPSKSAKKKYLRYLNLKELYKKNDRRKMDEKRERRLETQEQASKTDETRRNSFICLWASCMDRAYSWRVAQSMIFGQPLVFDMSYEKDMSVREVTNTVRQIVLSESCNRRSVDPFHIHFCNFKDDSLYHKEFVKHYRDAWGKLLITATDQCYTEVFPKDKLIYLTADSPKVMKTFDHDKIYIIGSMVDKSIKTGVSLARAKRLGLETAALPLEKYLLWNAGAKNLTLDQMMRILLTLKDTGDWKKALEFVPKRKYCGFVSRPVHELKKTLNLINTLKLGKRQEELRKQFAKNYSKKLMEK